The Dioscorea cayenensis subsp. rotundata cultivar TDr96_F1 chromosome 11, TDr96_F1_v2_PseudoChromosome.rev07_lg8_w22 25.fasta, whole genome shotgun sequence genomic interval AATCATTATTCATGTAAATTCcccttgttttttcttcttcaattttaagCAGTCAAGGGAAACTGTACTTTGTTAATAACAATGATCATATCTTCAGCACATGTCAATTGAAATTTAAGGTAattctatcatatatatattgatcataGCATATGGCATGTTGTATGTGATATCTCTGCTTTGTTAGTTTTAAAGAATAATCtggtatatattattttttcacgAAAACAAATTTTAGGAAGTGTTGTTTACATCAGAAGGTTTTACTTTTAGCTGTATTTATGTTGTGTTTACAAAGTTGAGCAGCAGAAAGTTTTAGTCATTCCCTATTTAGTGGCAAAATGAAGAGTGGCATGTAAGTTCGAAAAATTTTCATTGTGGTCACCATATTTAGCTTAGAAGAACAAGACTGGGGGCATTTCTCGTACAAAATATATGAAGAGTTTGTATTTAATTAATGCAGCCATCATGGTTGAAGGCTGGTTTGAATACATAGAAAGTGGGtaaaaaatagagaatttaTCAAACATCTTGAAACCTTCCTATTTGAACACACGCATCATTCACACATGCAAAAGCCAAAGCAGATAATGCTAGATGTTAGAACCATTGATTTCACATGGGCAAGTGAAAAACACACTTATTGGCCATTTTTGGAAGAAGAAACAGAATCAAAGGTTCTGTTTCTCTAGTAAGAAATCTGAATTGTAATGTTCCCATGCCTCCAGTCAACCATAATGCAGTGCAATTTTGAAAGACAggaaacaatcaaaagaaataaaaaattggaaaaaaaaagctaGAGGAAGTCTAATTAAAAACCTGAccttattgtttattatatgtTCAATTACATCATCTTGGAGAGATTTCGCATGGAGAAAAATATAAGGACTTTTTCAGTacctgcattttttttttaattaatgttcagAGCTTCTGATGCACAAAAggacaacataaaaaaaaacttggaaaTTATCTGTAATATGCTAGAATTTGTACCCTTGTGATGCACTGTAATTTATATGCTTAGGACAGTGGACTTCCCCAATGGTTCCCTTTATGCTGCGATCAGAACAAGGATTCCAGATACCATTTCCTGGGATTACGACTTTGAACCCACAGGGAATGTTCCCATTAGTTTTACTGTCAAGGTATTGCTTATTTCAAGACATAGTTGAACTGTAGGTTTATTGTAATCCCTCAGAATATTCGTGTTTGGTCTCAAATTCAAGTTTATAATGCATATGTGTGTTATCAGTCTGCTGTGCTGAAAGAAACCATTGAAGATCTTGAATGGCCAGGGTCTAGTATCCAGATAGTTTTACAGCCTGATCCTCCTTCTGTGACATTTAGAGGTGATGGTCATGGCGAATTGCAGGTAATGTGAATATCCCATGCCATTCTCAAATAGATCTTGAATGTGCCTGGTTTTCATTCAATCTATTATCTTCTCCACAGATTGACTTCCCATATTATGCGAGTACTGATCTTCTAATAGCATTCCAGTGTGATCTCCGTATTGCTTACTGGTACGTTCATATCCCACTGGTTGTTTGTAGCCtgacaaaaatttcaaattgttTACTCATGCTATGCTCTATGTCCAGGTATAAATACAAATTTCTCCGTGCGACCACTTCAAACATCCCAGCAAGTGTCTTAAAAGATAACAGAGGCAGCAAATTAACCATTGGAAGGGGAGGGATGTTGAAAATACAGCATTTGGTTTCAGTCGGCAGACCCTGTGCCCCGCATCCTCACGGTGATAACCTCGGACAACCTAGCCGAATTGCTTACATTGAGTTCTATGTCAAACCTGAGGAAGATGATACTACTATAAATGATTCTTAGACATTCTTCCAAGTTgtcaaattttcaatttctgTCAATCTAAACAAAGAAGGCAAGAAACCTTGTTTTATGGGTATATGTGCAATTGTTCTTAATCAGGGGTATATGTGAAAAAagcacttatttttatttttgaactttCTAGGGGGGTAATAGGGGAAAAAAACCATGATTATCATATCATGTCCGCAAAAGTCTTTAAGGTTTCCAATTGGACGACCTTCGATGACTCTTGTGCTCTCCGGAAGAGGACTCCCCTTCTCCGCTTCACTGCACCTCCATCACTCCCTCCATTAATGGCGGATGCTCACCTGCTACTGCCTTACGTTCTTCTCTTGAGATCCctaatctcttttttttttcctctagtCATCTCTTGATTATCGTATTCCTATCTTTATCTCTCAGACCCTACTAAAGCACCATCGCccttaaattagggttttcattgatcTCATTCTGGGTTTTTTTTCTCggtcttttgttattttcttgatcGTTGAAACCCTTGAAGGGCATCACTtcgaattagggttttattcgATCTTGTTGGGCCCCGAAAGCCCtagtttttccctttttttttttccttgaagggaTTGGTCCGCATGGAGACTGCCGCTGTTCGCAGCGGGTCCATTCCTgctacatcttcttcttcttcttcttcttccctgcCTGTGAGGAGGGAATGGCGTGCCATCTCCGAGCACGCCTATCGGAACAATGCCAATGAGGTTTGATAAACCCATTTTTCTTTGTTCCGGCTATTGCTAAGGTCTTGGGAGGCTAATGGACTTCGTTTCTCAGGAGGTGGAGCATTCCAAATTTGGGCAAACTGGTGAGAGAACGATATATGAGGTATATAGCTACTGATGCAGTGATGATGAACTTCAAGAACTAGTATTTAAGATGCTGGTATTGTGTTGTGGGAAGTTGCAGGAGGCGGTGGGATCACTGAATGTCGACTTTTGTGCGGTCACAATCAATGGTGGGAATGATGTTGTACTTCGGAAGCAGCTTCTTGATGTATGTAGAAGGCGAGAAGAGCTGCAGCAGATGGAGATCCAGCTGAGGGCTCAGACTATTGTCCAGGCAGAGATTATGGAGGTTCGGAACAGTTATGAAGCACAGTTGAAGGAGCACTCCAATGCGACCATGAAGCTGAAGGTGTTAgctttttgccttttttttttagaagcaGTTTTTTCATTCAACGGGATGATATTAGCCACTTGATCATCTTCGTAGATATACACATGTGCATATTATGTCAATTCTCCACATGTTCTGaaggttgatttatttatttatcttttcaaGAAGCTGGTTTCCTTCTGATTAGTATCTCTTGGGAATGGCTTTACAGGAgcaattgcaagaaagagaacAACATATCCGTGAATTGGAGTTGAAGGTGGAGGAGAAAGATAGGGAGTTACATGCTGTGAACAATGAAGCggtttgttttgcttttaatgTGCCCTATCCTTAATATGTGATTAGTTTGTGGTTGGTTTCTAGAGATTTACATGGTACTTTCCTAGCCTTTTCTTTAGGCTTGGGCAAAAGAGGACTTTCTCAGGGAGCAAAATGAGAAGTTGGCCACTTTCAGGTACATTTAGATCTTTGAAATGTTAATAGCACTTGGCTACCTgttgttgtaaattttttctCATGCTTACTATATTTTGAAGTCAATGCTTGCGTCATCAGGTTGTTATTTAATGGGGTAATTTATTCATTAAGCCCATGTGATATGAGGtgtaaattattttcatattagatGCATACTTGGAGGAAGCATCTTAGTTTCAATTTTGCCATCCAAATACTTCATGGATGATGTTACTTTATGTCCTGTATTTTGGTGTTTATTTAAGGCAACCTTCTGGAAACAGCAGTCTGCTTGTTTTCTTATGTCTAGACTGTTTCAAATAAGAGTCgtcttttcaaaataattaagttcCATGTTTACCTTTTAAACATTTCAATAGATTTGTAACATCTAACTCATTATATGCTGTGCTTAGCCCATTGCGTTAGCTTGAGCGACCCCAGCTATTGTTCACACTTGCAATCATATAGgttgcctctctctctctctctggttTTTTGTTAGAGCCCTTTTATTGCTGACTTTTTTGAAGACTCTTTTTTCTATGATGTGAATGTAAATTTATCATGAAAATGTCATCTTCGTCGCTTAATCTAAGTGTAAACAGCCTAGATCCTTAAAATGCTCTATGCAAAATGACTTTAGAACCTTTTTGTCTTGCAGAAGGGAACGTGATAATTCAGAAGCTGAGAAAGCTCAACATATGAAACAAATCCATGATTTGCAAGAACacattaaagaaaaagagagtcaTTTCCTTGCTTTGGAGGAGCAGGTTTCTTAtcctttctccattttttttgcTCTGTATAACAAGAATGACATGCATTTTCTGGTCTTACATGGAATTAGTATTAGAATTGCAAGATGTTGTCATTCTTGGGTATATATACATTGCTTTCAACTATCAGGTATAAGTTCTGAATGATTGATGTTAGGCAGTAGTTTCTATTACTCAATTTAATTTCTTGTAAATGTGATGACACAGgataacagataaaaaagaagttGATTTGAGTTGGAGATAGGTTACTAGCATCACACTAGAAAGATTTTAGGAATCACTTCTAAAAATTCACAGGCATCACATTTAGGATCAGTTTGCATCAAAACAAAaccagaaaagaagaaaaattttcaaaaagtaTTCTTGGTCCCCTCTCCCTCTTCCTCTTTCATTAATGCTTTACTTATAAAGATTTGTAGTACATTATCTAGAGAACCAAGACTCATAAATTCTTACAACAACTCAAGAGTTGCACATGGAGACCAAAAACTTAAATaccataataaatatttaaaatttctaagACAATTTTAAAGACTTTGGATTTTGACTTGAAATCAAATGGCACTTGACTTGATCAAATATTTGCTTTGGTCTCTTTCCTTTGATAAGTCTTTAAAGGATATTACCATTTTGCATCATGTGATTGCTTGAGGAATTGCTTAGTTCGATGGCAAAGGTGAATTCATTTTATTGATTACTGGTTCTGTTTGAAAGGTTCTtgctaattttgatttttgtagaATACGTCTCATATCCACCAGTATATTACGTATGCAATGTTTTAACTTAATATGGTCAATGCAGGCTTGAGCAATGTTAAGCAATTTATGATAGGCTTACATAGAGTTAATTGCCAAAATTTTTAACCTTTATGTCTTGTTTGACATTATATTgtgttttaatataaatatttattgtagGATtttgtgtgagtgtgtgtgtgagagagagctAGAGATTCGGGTGACTTGTGACTATTTTGGggaatctttattttattttttaattcttcatgTGTACTGGTATTTTTATGGTGCAGTGGTCCTTATCATTGAAactcattaaaatatttatctttattctGTTAGTTTGTTTGATTGTTCTCTATCTGACAGTTAATATTACATACCTTCAAAACTCAGAATTATATGTAATGTGCATGAGTTAATGTGcctaacaaaatttaatttgtttaatttttttactctaTTGGACAGTTAACCTAACTTTCCATATCATCAAGATCAGGTGTTTGAGATTGTGcataacaaaaattatcttGCAGCATAGGGTTGCACAGGATGCTATCCTTTACAAGGATGAACAGTTAAGAGAGGCACAAGCCTGGATTGCACGCTTGCAGGAAATGGGTGCTTTGCAATCATCATCATTTCAAGCTGAGCTACGAGAACGTACTGATCAGTTCCATCAATACTACATGGGCTTTCAACGCCAGGTTGCGtgcaaaataaatttcattactCAGCATTTTTTTATGAGTGGGCAGGGTAATATATGTCAGCTGATGTGTATTTGTATCTGTtccatcttttctattttgtttggttttaggTTATGGAGATGGAGAGGCATCATGTGCAAACCATACAACAGCTTCAATTAGAAGTAGCTGAGGCAAGAGAAAGAAATTGTGTGCATTCAAATAGTTCACAAGCACCAAATGGAAGCGCCATGGACTCTTCATTATATGATAAAAGCCAAGGGAATGAAAACAATCCAGTTGATAGTGTCACATTAAATGGTACCTTGAAGTTCATGCCTAATGGGAAGTTGAATGGCACAGCTTCTGTTGTTTCATTGTCCAATACATCATCAGAGGTTCTTTCTGCCCCTTCATGTGGTTGCTTTTTCTGATGCATGCACACTAAGAACTTTGGAAGGGCTATTAAACAAGTCATAATTAcatgtggatttttttataactaactttgcttctattttctattttgagCTTTATTTGTACCACTAtatgattttcttcttttcttacttAGTTAGATCCCCTTATCCTGGGTTTCTTTTTCTTGTCAGGTTGAACGTGTACCTGGCATGCCTGTAGTTCCATCATCCATTGTTGGGGTGGATGAACTTCCAAGCAGTAGACATGTTGACCATTGTTTCCCTTCCAGCCAGGTGAAGTCATTGTCTTCTTTTATTATGCATCTGCAAGGTGTCCCACAATCTTTATCTTCAACCAATTCATTTATTTCTCCATTTGAGTTGCACCAACATTGGCAAAACCATCGGGTATACCATATTTAAGATTCAAATGTTTCGGACATTATTGAAACAGATGAATTCTTTATTAATTGTCTTTTGCTTCTTATTCTCCTTTAGGTCCTTCCAGATGATGCGCATTCAACTGTTGACAATGAGCATCAAACATCCAAAGCAGATCAGAATAGTTTAGAATCAGGTGTTCATTATAAGTATGAACTCCCTGTTGACAAAAAGGAAGTTTGTGAAGATCAACTTAACAACCATATTAATCTACAGCTGACATCTGGTGCCAAAAGCAATGAGCCCATTGCGGAAGTTCAGGTTAAGAAATAATGTTGTATGCTATTTTATATGTCAGATGGGTTTTTGGATGAAACACTTCCTTCCTAACATCTTGATTTCAGTTAGTTAAATCGATTGAAAAGAATCCATATCACATGTCTCATGAAGCCGAGGAGAGCTTAAGCACAAACTCCCAGTTTCGTGGTACTTATGGATTTGATCCTCCACAACCGAATAATGAACTAGAGGTTAGTGTACGTCCTTTACTGTCATATGCTGATAACCAATGTGAAAGTTCAggataaaaattgaaatttttggcTCGAATTTATGCCTTTCAAAGGATTTTGGATAGCAATAACTTACGTTGTACCTTGACTTCAGGTAGTTGAATCAGATGAGAGGTCATATCAAACATCCCCAGTACAACATGAAAACTTAACCACAAACTCTAAGTTTCATGGTACACATGGATTTGATGCTCCACAACAGAAAAATGAGCTTAAGGTTTacatcttttcttcttgtcaTCTACCCTTAAGATCTTAGAGCTCCATTGActtttatatctttataatttatatcatATGAGGTGCCTTCACAGTTGTATATGGATAATTAAGGCAGGCCATATCTTTTGTCATCTAAATTTGCAGGTACATCATGAAACAAACTCACCTTCAATCATACTTCAAAAGGGGCCAGCTTTTAATCTGAGTCAACAATGGTCTGGTGCTACTATGCCCGTAGCTTCTACCCAAATCAACTCAGTAATTTCCAGCAATATTGCAAAATGCAATGGGAATTCTTCACTGGCGTCAAGCCCATTGGCTGTTGGCAAGGCCATAGAGCTTACTCTTTTAGATGAAAGGTCACTTTTGGCTTGTATAGTTCGTGCTATTCCGGCTGGATCTGGCAATGGAATCAGGATTAGCTCCACAGTGAGTATTTTTTGCTAATTTTATACAGTTAACGTTTGTTCTTGAATCTTGATAAGTGATCTCTTTGTCATATTGATTGCAACATCCAATATCAGTTACCAAATAGACTTGGGAAAATGCTTGCCCCTCTTCATTGGCACGATTACAAGAAAAAGTATGGCAAGCTCGATGATTTTGTAACTCAGCATCCTGAAGTAAGTTTTCCTATGCTTGATTGTGATTAGTCTAATTGACCTGTAACTGACGTTTAAATGTTTTGACTATGCGACTTCAGTTGTTTATAATTGAGGGTGATTTCATTCATCTTCGTGAAGGAGCCCAAGAGAAAATATCAGCAACCGCAGCTGCTGCGAAAGTTGCTGCAGCTGCTGCTTCGTGTGCTCCTTATTCCTCATTACTGCCTTCTGTTGCTGTTACTCCTGTTGCACAGACAACTCGACTTAAAAAGGCACAACTGAGTGATTCCAAACCGCTAATTAGTGTTCAACCCACAGAAGGTACTGATATTCCAAACCATGGTGATCCTCCAGGTGGCATAAATGCACAGATTCCTAAATTGCATAGTCAGCAAGTGAATGGTTTTAACTTTAACCCTCAGCAAGCAAGATCTGATATGAAGATTTTAAGCAAAACAagtttaacaaatgatatccaCGAAATTCATGGTTCATCAGAAATGAGACCTGATCATTTACCAAACCCAGTTGCAGGAAATGGAGTGAATCTTAATAGGACTTCGTTACCTCCTTCACAGAACAAAGTATCAAGCAATGGAAGGCACGCCAGTGGAGGGAGAAGgtgcttttttctttttcattgttacattattttctaatttgttCCTTCACATAACTGTTTTATATAAAAGTtaacttgatatttttattcttcttattatttatttatttatttattgtaggCCTGTTGGAGTTGGGTTTATGTCCCGGAGATAGTAAGTATTTCTCACCTTGTTCTTTATCATTTGCTTTTGCCATGTTATATGTTAATTGTATGTTGATTTCATCCGTCTTTGCTTCTGTAGAAATTTTTAGGTGGCACAAGTTACTGAAGCTTTATTAATTGTATAGGTCCAAGATCATATTGCATGTTGAACTGTTTGAATGCTATTTATTGGTTGCAAAAGTGAAACAtggtttgagcatgttttctttGTTAGAAGTCAAGTTTCAAAATTGTATAAAAGGGCTTGCAACCCCTGAATGGATCATTTTATAgtatttgtttcttaattttgcTAAGCACAGGCATCTTATTTAGTGTGAGCTTTTGAaactctacttttttttttgtgatgcaCTGTTGTTTGAAGTACTTGATCATATCTGTATCTGTTGCCATAAAGAATACCTTACATATATTTACTTAGAATTTGTTGATTGTGCTTGCTTGAGGTATTTTAAGTTCCTCTAGCATATAAGCTTCTTTTTCGAAGATTTTCTGTTTAACTATCTCACAAGATTGTTATTAACACATAAATAAGCGGGGTACATTTTTAGACACCATTTATCAGCATATCTATAGAATCTCAGCACCATTCTATCAGGTTATGTTTAATGTTGAATATACTTAGATTTGATGATTTTCAGGGATGGGTTGAAAGTCTAAAAACATCAACAATCGGCGTCTAATTGGGGGGAAGATCTGAGTGATGGCATTGACGTGTGGCCAAGTTGTAATCATGGTGACCATTGCTTTCCAGTATTTTCCATCTAATTCATGTTGTGGTGCCTTTTTTATCTGTTTGTTTGTTAATTGCATTCGGAAACTGGAGTTTTCAATGGAAGGAAAATGAATTGGAGGGTTTGCGTCATGATGATGAGCTTTAAAATGTCTGTAGTGAACTGGTAAAATTCATGCAAATGATCCATCAATTTAGggcatgtttgtttgtttgtttgtttgtgacgAAGCAACAAgtgtttcattttgtttggcacTGCTTTGTCACCTTACTGATTTTTCTCATTAAACATCTTTTTAGTGTACTGTTTGGATTGGTCAAGCACTTCAATTACTCTTTTAAACTGTTtgtaaaatacattttttatttcaagatttgatattattttttctaattttttacaatgtttttttctttcttttttgactCCTCTCATTCTATTAAACTTTATGCTTGGatgtttcttttcctttcagatttattagtttaaaatatattgataatGATCAgctggttaaaaaaaaaaaaggttggtaAATGCTTTCTTTATAGAATATTCTCAACATATTTTTATAGGATAACAAGTGAATAGGAAGAGTTTAAATAGGGTTTGCTATAATTTCTGTTGAAAACTGGGTGGCATGagattatttcattattttttttattttaagaataataattatccaTTAGTTTTATCAACACATCACTAGTGGAAATTTCAACagaataaaattaattgaaaatttggaaAACATTTTCGAAAATGTGATAATGACTGATATTTACTTTTCCAAACCAACCGATTGAATTTAACAAACATCATCGTCATCTGTCTAATTAATTGAGAGGACTTGTATTGGtcaaataatcatataattcttaatcttatttattattattattttttatctagtgaaagatataaaattaataatctcATGTTACAATAAAAAAGGTCCTTCTACATATGGATAATTTAGTACCTTAATTATACAGTTGCCTTACCGTTGACTGTAATTATATCTAACTTATAAGAATTAGTTccaatttgatttaattaattttaattaatttcttaaccATCAGTCGATTGTTTTAATagtcaatcatatttttatcaaaattttatcaaaattttcaaacatattatgagtttttttttttgacaagttAATGAGAAAcaccttattattttttttttgtatgtaatTTAGAGGTTTTAAACTCGAGACATCTCAAACACAAAAAAGATAAGAAACTATTAGGCTATATCTTGGTTCTTTATaacattgtttttgttataattatagatttataaattttaataaaagcatataaatcaaaccatcatttttttttataaaatgaaatttaattttacatacATAAAACAAACATATGCTCATAATATTTCCCAATATTTAACATtgtatatattgtatatatatatatatttaaaaaaaggaaaaacttcACAGGGATATATCTGTAattttatagtaatatatatatatatatatattaaaaaaataaatattagttaTATAATAATACACAACATATCAACCCAAAGAAAAACATCAgtcttcattcattttcattccaGATTTCCTAccactttttttctttctttcttcttcttcttcttcgtcttgaATGACGGCTGTGGCGGAGGCGCAGGCGATGGCCGCCGTGAAAACGAAGCTTTGCACACCGCCGAACGCGTGTCTCCTTCTCACGAGCATCGCCGGCGGAGGAATCCTCGTCTGGTGGACCCTCAAGTTCCATAAATCCAATGAAAAGCTCTGGTTAGTCCCCATCTCACTCCTCATGCTCACTACTCCCATCGTCATCGCCTTCTCCTCATTCTTCGCCTCCACCTCCGCCGCCACTTCGCCGGAGCTTCTCTCCGGCGACTCCCATCTTGATAAATGATGTCGGTTTTACTCATCACCCCCTCtcttattttgatatttctttTAGCTCTCTTTCTTAGTTTTTTTCCAAGGGTTGATACGTAATTATACATGCCAACGTCGATGAGTTACGGCATACCAGGATTGTTTCATAATTATGGCAACTATAttgtgtaaaaaaattaaaggagtaatttttttctttcttacttttatttttttcagatgTTTTTCtctgctttttaatttttttgttgttgtttttttaatttcatttatcgATAAGTTGTCaacaaaagtaaatataaaaacttgTGTGTATTTCAAAAAACAGTTCAATCATAAAACATCATAAACTTcatgaaacaataataataataaataaataaataaataaataaacatttttttattcacgAGAAATCTCATCATCAGTAAAAAGtaatcttaaatattattatattcactaaatttatttcttctcctcagctagtattttttttttcaatctttgaaaataataaattaaaaataaaatggaatttaacacacacacacacacatatctaTAGTTTCATTTTCTTGCCCTTTGTCATTTGTTctattcaacataaatcaaaagagaaaacaaattcccattattttcctttatttgcATGTTATGAAAAACGCATGCAAATATtccaatttattaaaactaaaCATAGAAAAATCCTTATTTTCACacaaatatatctatttatatatatatatataagctagtATTGAACAAGTAATAAATATCAACTCTCTTATTATCATAGAAGTGGTTTATATATCTAAGTATATAAATAACCTTTTTTTGCAACACTGTATACttatgaaaaggaaaaatttcTCCCATTTATTGAatgtttgaaaagaaaaaaacaaagttggGCAGTTTGGTAGTTTGGTGTTACAATCACAGTGGACCATAAAAGGGAAACAAGTATGGAAGTAATCACTTATGAAATCAATGTGCCATATGACTTTAATAGATGATAACATCATCTTGTCATTatcattgttatttattatttttattttaatgtgtgtatgtgttttcttgttttcgAGTGCATTGAACATTTGAACTTAATAAACTCATGATGATGTAAAATAggaagaaaaattaatatttatgaacttatttgctttttattttgacTTCCTTGATACACCATTgtcaaatgaaaagaaacaacCACTTGCCTTGAGTcactctttattattattgctattattattattattattattattattattattagtatttaaataaatgatcatgattatatattaatacTATCATATACAAAAGTTGTGATAAAATAGAAGGAAAAATCTAAGCACTTAATGGGCTAAGTTTTATTGAGGCCAGGGGTTTTAAAGCCCACAAAGCCCAAATATTATGAACCTGGCCTTTTGTGTGCACGTGCATATCACGTGATCTCTATTTCCCAAACAAGCGAAGGTCCTGAATGAAGCTCGCTTTCTCTTCGATCGTGAACACGCGAAAATGGGGCTGATGTTCAGAGTGAGGGTTTCGTCCTTCTTCGCCGGAGCCGCCGCTGCCTCCGTTGCcggattcttcttcttctacaagGACTACAAGCTCGCCCAGGATGCCATCTTCCGCCAGGTACCATTTCCTCGTGCAGTCcctctccttctttttctttgtctcTTGAGATATATGTCCATCCATCGTCCGTATGTTAATGGCGTGAATTTTAGGTTTAGAGTAGCCACGATCGATTAGGCTTGTGATTGTATGGATTCTTCATGTTTGATTGGGTGATATGGTTTACTATCATTGGTTTTTGCTGtca includes:
- the LOC120272551 gene encoding uncharacterized protein LOC120272551 isoform X6: MPMRRWSIPNLGKLEAVGSLNVDFCAVTINGGNDVVLRKQLLDVCRRREELQQMEIQLRAQTIVQAEIMEVRNSYEAQLKEHSNATMKLKEQLQEREQHIRELELKVEEKDRELHAVNNEAAWAKEDFLREQNEKLATFRRERDNSEAEKAQHMKQIHDLQEHIKEKESHFLALEEQHRVAQDAILYKDEQLREAQAWIARLQEMGALQSSSFQAELRERTDQFHQYYMGFQRQVMEMERHHVQTIQQLQLEVAEARERNCVHSNSSQAPNGSAMDSSLYDKSQGNENNPVDSVTLNGTLKFMPNGKLNGTASVVSLSNTSSEVERVPGMPVVPSSIVGVDELPSSRHVDHCFPSSQVKSLSSFIMHLQGVPQSLSSTNSFISPFELHQHWQNHRVLPDDAHSTVDNEHQTSKADQNSLESGVHYKYELPVDKKEVCEDQLNNHINLQLTSGAKSNEPIAEVQLVKSIEKNPYHMSHEAEESLSTNSQFRGTYGFDPPQPNNELEVVESDERSYQTSPVQHENLTTNSKFHGTHGFDAPQQKNELKVHHETNSPSIILQKGPAFNLSQQWSGATMPVASTQINSVISSNIAKCNGNSSLASSPLAVGKAIELTLLDERSLLACIVRAIPAGSGNGIRISSTLPNRLGKMLAPLHWHDYKKKYGKLDDFVTQHPELFIIEGDFIHLREGAQEKISATAAAAKVAAAAASCAPYSSLLPSVAVTPVAQTTRLKKAQLSDSKPLISVQPTEGTDIPNHGDPPGGINAQIPKLHSQQVNGFNFNPQQARSDMKILSKTSLTNDIHEIHGSSEMRPDHLPNPVAGNGVNLNRTSLPPSQNKVSSNGRHASGGRRPVGVGFMSRR
- the LOC120272551 gene encoding uncharacterized protein LOC120272551 isoform X2, whose amino-acid sequence is METAAVRSGSIPATSSSSSSSSLPVRREWRAISEHAYRNNANEEVEHSKFGQTGERTIYELQEAVGSLNVDFCAVTINGGNDVVLRKQLLDVCRRREELQQMEIQLRAQTIVQAEIMEVRNSYEAQLKEHSNATMKLKEQLQEREQHIRELELKVEEKDRELHAVNNEAAWAKEDFLREQNEKLATFRRERDNSEAEKAQHMKQIHDLQEHIKEKESHFLALEEQHRVAQDAILYKDEQLREAQAWIARLQEMGALQSSSFQAELRERTDQFHQYYMGFQRQVMEMERHHVQTIQQLQLEVAEARERNCVHSNSSQAPNGSAMDSSLYDKSQGNENNPVDSVTLNGTLKFMPNGKLNGTASVVSLSNTSSEVERVPGMPVVPSSIVGVDELPSSRHVDHCFPSSQVKSLSSFIMHLQGVPQSLSSTNSFISPFELHQHWQNHRVLPDDAHSTVDNEHQTSKADQNSLESGVHYKYELPVDKKEVCEDQLNNHINLQLTSGAKSNEPIAEVQLVKSIEKNPYHMSHEAEESLSTNSQFRGTYGFDPPQPNNELEVVESDERSYQTSPVQHENLTTNSKFHGTHGFDAPQQKNELKVHHETNSPSIILQKGPAFNLSQQWSGATMPVASTQINSVISSNIAKCNGNSSLASSPLAVGKAIELTLLDERSLLACIVRAIPAGSGNGIRISSTLPNRLGKMLAPLHWHDYKKKYGKLDDFVTQHPELFIIEGDFIHLREGAQEKISATAAAAKVAAAAASCAPYSSLLPSVAVTPVAQTTRLKKAQLSDSKPLISVQPTEGTDIPNHGDPPGGINAQIPKLHSQQVNGFNFNPQQARSDMKILSKTSLTNDIHEIHGSSEMRPDHLPNPVAGNGVNLNRTSLPPSQNKVSSNGRHASGGRRPVGVGFMSRR